One window from the genome of Accipiter gentilis chromosome 35, bAccGen1.1, whole genome shotgun sequence encodes:
- the LOC126034631 gene encoding uncharacterized protein LOC126034631 codes for MGPTESGGINGARADPGATGPLCAVGPPTHGRDHPVSHIPTTNWDNPVSHVSTTSCDHPVSHVPTTNWDNPVSHVPTTSWDHPVSHIPTTNWDNPVSHVPTTSRDHPVSHVPTTNQDDPVSHVPTTSCDHPVSHIPTTNWDNPVSHVPTTSRDHPVSHVPTTNQDDPVSHVPTTSCDHPVSHVPTTNWDNPVSHVPTTSRDHPVSHVPTTNQDDPVSHVPTTSCDHPVSHVPTTNWDNPVSHVPTTSWDDPVSHVPTTNWDNPVSHVPTTSWDHPVSHIPTTNWDNPVSHVPTTSWDHPVSHVPTTNWDNPVSHVPTTSWDHPVSHIPTTNWDNPVSHVPTTSRDHPVSHVPTTNQDDPVSHVPTTSRDDPVSHVPTTNWDDPVSHVPTTSRDDPMSHVPTTNQDDPVSHVPTTNQDDPMSHVPTTSRDHPVSHVPTTNWDDPVSHVPTTSCDHPMSHIPTTNQDDPVSHVPTTSRDDPVSHIPTTSWDDPVSHVPTTNWDDPVSHVPTTSRDDPVSHVPTTNQDDPVSHVPTTNWDDPVSHVPTTSQDDPVSPVPMSPPNMRTTPRPHHEPGQPHVPCPHQTRRTPSPPRPHPPDISPLLL; via the coding sequence CCGGGACCACcccgtgtcccacatccccaCCACAAACTGGGACAACCCCGTGTCCCACGTCTCCACCACGAGCTGTGACcaccccgtgtcccacgtccccaccacaaaCTGGGACaaccccgtgtcccacgtccccaccacgagCTGGGACCACcccgtgtcccacatccccaCCACAAACTGGGACaaccccgtgtcccacgtccccaccacgagCCGGGACcaccccgtgtcccacgtccccaccacaaaCCAGGACgaccccgtgtcccacgtccccaccacgagCTGTGACCACcccgtgtcccacatccccaCCACAAACTGGGACaaccccgtgtcccacgtccccaccacgagCCGGGACcaccccgtgtcccacgtccccaccacaaaCCAGGACgaccccgtgtcccacgtccccaccacgagCTGTGACcaccccgtgtcccacgtccccaccacaaaCTGGGACaaccccgtgtcccacgtccccaccacgagCCGGGACcaccccgtgtcccacgtccccaccacaaaCCAGGACgaccccgtgtcccacgtccccaccacgagCTGTGACcaccccgtgtcccacgtccccaccacaaaCTGGGACaaccccgtgtcccacgtccccaccacgagCTGGGACgaccccgtgtcccacgtccccaccacaaaCTGGGACaaccccgtgtcccacgtccccaccacgagCTGGGACCACcccgtgtcccacatccccaCCACAAACTGGGACaaccccgtgtcccacgtccccaccacgagCTGGGACcaccccgtgtcccacgtccccaccacaaaCTGGGACaaccccgtgtcccacgtccccaccacgagCTGGGACCACcccgtgtcccacatccccaCCACAAACTGGGACaaccccgtgtcccacgtccccaccacgagCCGGGACcaccccgtgtcccacgtccccaccacaaaCCAGGACgaccccgtgtcccacgtccccaccacgagCCGGGACgaccccgtgtcccacgtccccaccacaaaCTGGGACGACCCCgtgtcccatgtccccaccacGAGCCGGGACGACCCcatgtcccacgtccccaccacaaaCCAGGATgaccccgtgtcccacgtccccaccacaaaCCAGGATGACCCcatgtcccacgtccccaccacgagCCGGGACcaccccgtgtcccacgtccccaccacaaaCTGGGACGACCctgtgtcccacgtccccaccacgagCTGTGACCACCCCATGTCCCACATCCCCACCACAAACCAGGACgaccccgtgtcccacgtccccaccacgagCCGGGACGACcccgtgtcccacatccccaCCACGAGCTGGGACgaccccgtgtcccacgtccccaccacaaaCTGGGACgaccccgtgtcccacgtccccaccacgagCCGGGACgaccccgtgtcccacgtccccaccacaaaCCAGGATgaccccgtgtcccacgtccccaccacaaaCTGGGACgaccccgtgtcccacgtccccaccacgagCCAGGACGACCCCGTGTCCCCTGTCCCTATGTCCCCACCAAACATGAGGACGACCCCGCGTCCCCACCATGAGCCAGGACAACCCCACGTCCCCTGTCCCCACCAAACGCGGAGAACCCCATCTCCCCCGCGTCCCCACCCCCCCGAcatctccccactcctcctctaG